One Streptosporangium sp. NBC_01495 DNA window includes the following coding sequences:
- a CDS encoding aldo/keto reductase, with product MIELREQGLIGAIGIAAGEIKLMTRYVTSGAFDVLLTHNRYTLIDRRAEELIAEAAAHGMGIFNAAPFGGGLLAGDGTRYAYCEASPELPAWVDRARELCHSWSIELPTTALHFSLRCPLIHSTVVGVSRPERIAQLEKLRLTTIPDDFWPALQALGTPPSTIDD from the coding sequence CTGATCGAGCTGCGCGAACAAGGTCTGATCGGCGCCATCGGCATCGCCGCCGGCGAAATCAAGCTGATGACCCGGTACGTGACCAGCGGCGCGTTCGACGTGCTGCTCACCCACAATCGCTACACCCTCATCGACCGGCGCGCGGAGGAATTGATAGCCGAGGCGGCGGCGCACGGTATGGGCATCTTCAACGCCGCCCCGTTCGGCGGCGGGCTCCTTGCCGGCGACGGCACCCGCTATGCCTACTGTGAGGCGTCGCCGGAGTTGCCGGCCTGGGTCGACCGCGCCCGGGAGTTGTGCCATTCGTGGTCGATCGAGCTACCCACGACGGCGTTGCACTTCTCACTGCGCTGCCCGCTGATCCACTCCACGGTGGTCGGCGTGAGCCGGCCGGAACGGATCGCTCAGCTCGAGAAGTTGCGCCTCACCACGATTCCCGACGACTTCTGGCCCGCATTGCAGGCGCTGGGAACGCCGCCCTCCACCATCGATGACTGA
- a CDS encoding carotenoid oxygenase family protein, translating to MFAQLDQALDRPAGDFTGEPVARVHLPVRVPLGFHGSWLPDL from the coding sequence TTGTTCGCGCAGCTCGATCAGGCCCTGGACCGCCCCGCCGGGGACTTCACCGGCGAGCCCGTCGCACGCGTCCACCTCCCGGTGCGGGTGCCGCTCGGCTTCCACGGGAGCTGGCTGCCCGACCTGTGA
- a CDS encoding erythromycin esterase family protein gives MAADAPVRDDAWAFAGENAADLGAAITRLLRSLPARPRLLGLGEAMHGEETLPRLRNEVFRHLVEHEGYRSIALESDCLAGLTVDAYVTEGVGELDDVVRRGLSHGSGELESSRELVRWMREHNQDRPASDRVRFFGFDGPFEMTGPDSPRRALTALHGYLAAHVEIELLPYTVGTIDHLVGSDDRWSDPAVTMDPSLSVGLSADAGELRLIADDLLALLTAESPRLIRATSREDWWRANLHGRTATGLLRYHAVMADTSEARMVRLMGLRDAMMADNLLAIAERERQARRGPTLVHAHNRHLQRDESLWLLPPGWGPLEGRTLKWWSAGAVVAARLGDEYAFVASALGAATHQGLDAPEPDTLEGILSTLPGNRYVVDSASLAGALGATGTEPAPRTGTSANHSYFPLDPGQLRETDGLLFVKHVAPGPDS, from the coding sequence ATGGCCGCTGACGCACCGGTCCGAGACGACGCGTGGGCCTTCGCCGGTGAAAACGCCGCCGATCTCGGCGCCGCGATCACGAGACTCCTCCGGTCGCTCCCCGCCAGGCCCCGCCTGCTCGGCCTGGGCGAGGCCATGCACGGTGAGGAGACGCTTCCCCGGCTGCGAAACGAGGTCTTCCGGCATCTCGTCGAGCACGAGGGCTACCGGTCGATCGCGCTCGAGAGCGACTGCCTCGCGGGCCTGACCGTCGACGCGTACGTCACCGAGGGGGTGGGAGAGCTCGACGACGTCGTGCGCCGCGGCCTCAGTCACGGATCCGGCGAGCTGGAGTCGAGCCGCGAGCTCGTGCGGTGGATGAGGGAGCACAACCAGGATCGTCCCGCGTCGGACAGGGTCCGGTTCTTCGGGTTCGACGGTCCGTTCGAGATGACCGGCCCGGACAGCCCCAGGCGGGCCCTCACCGCGCTGCACGGCTACCTCGCGGCCCATGTGGAGATCGAGCTTCTCCCGTACACCGTGGGCACCATCGATCACCTGGTCGGCTCCGACGACCGATGGAGCGATCCCGCGGTGACCATGGATCCCTCCCTGTCCGTGGGACTGTCCGCCGACGCCGGAGAACTGCGCCTCATCGCGGACGACCTTCTGGCGTTGCTCACCGCGGAGTCACCGCGCCTGATCCGCGCGACGTCGCGTGAGGACTGGTGGCGGGCGAACCTGCACGGGCGTACCGCGACCGGGTTGCTCCGCTACCACGCCGTGATGGCCGACACGTCCGAGGCGCGCATGGTGCGGCTCATGGGCCTCCGGGACGCGATGATGGCCGACAACCTGCTGGCCATCGCGGAGCGGGAGCGCCAGGCGCGGCGCGGACCGACGCTGGTCCACGCCCACAACCGCCACCTCCAGCGAGACGAGAGCCTCTGGCTGCTACCGCCGGGCTGGGGGCCGCTGGAAGGCCGGACGCTGAAGTGGTGGAGCGCCGGCGCGGTCGTCGCCGCGCGGCTGGGCGACGAGTACGCCTTCGTGGCCTCGGCCCTGGGAGCCGCGACGCACCAGGGGCTCGACGCTCCGGAGCCGGACACCCTGGAGGGAATCCTGTCCACCCTGCCGGGAAACCGCTACGTCGTCGACTCGGCGAGCCTGGCCGGGGCTCTCGGCGCCACGGGGACCGAACCGGCCCCGCGCACCGGTACGTCGGCCAATCACAGCTACTTCCCGCTGGACCCCGGCCAACTGCGCGAGACCGACGGACTCCTCTTCGTCAAGCACGTCGCTCCCGGACCGGACTCATGA
- the ltrA gene encoding group II intron reverse transcriptase/maturase — translation MLYRAAKADPGRRFHALMDKVFRRDVLQRAWVAVRNNNGAPGIDRTTLAEVEEYGVDRLLGELAGELKTRRYRPLAARRVMISKPGSACEQRPLSIPSVRDRIVQAAVKIVLEPVFEADMADCSFGFRPRRSPHDALQVLIDEQRRGRRWVVETDIANCFTAIPHEELMHAIEERVSDRSVLKLLRVILRAGVMQDGQVRRKVTGTSQGSPLSPLLCNVYLHRLDREWDESDGTLVRFADDLIVMCWSQSQAERALARLTGLLADLGLEPKAAKTRIVHLQVGGEGLDFLGFHHRLVRSRGDRGRAKVAFLARWPADKAMRYARDRIREITDRRRLLLRPETITEDLNAFLRGWAAYFKYGHSAQRLSKIRRYAQQRLARFVSKKHRRSTAFGWWVMVCSRPIDLGLISLYGIVVAPRAGKPWRERPNAGGERRR, via the coding sequence GTGCTCTACCGGGCGGCCAAGGCCGATCCCGGACGCAGGTTCCACGCGCTGATGGACAAGGTCTTCCGCAGAGACGTCCTGCAGCGCGCGTGGGTCGCGGTGCGCAATAACAACGGCGCACCCGGCATCGACAGGACCACTCTGGCCGAGGTCGAGGAGTACGGCGTTGACCGGCTCCTCGGCGAGCTGGCCGGCGAACTGAAGACGCGGCGGTATCGGCCGCTGGCCGCTCGGCGGGTGATGATCTCGAAGCCGGGTAGCGCCTGTGAGCAGAGACCGTTGTCGATTCCCTCAGTTCGTGACCGCATCGTGCAGGCCGCTGTGAAGATCGTGCTCGAGCCGGTCTTCGAGGCTGACATGGCCGACTGTTCGTTCGGGTTTCGCCCGCGACGGTCGCCGCACGACGCTCTGCAGGTGCTCATCGATGAGCAGCGGCGGGGGCGGCGGTGGGTGGTCGAGACGGACATCGCCAACTGTTTCACGGCGATTCCGCATGAGGAGTTGATGCACGCGATCGAGGAACGCGTCAGTGACCGGTCCGTGCTCAAGCTGCTGCGTGTGATCTTGCGCGCGGGAGTCATGCAGGACGGACAGGTCCGGCGAAAGGTCACTGGAACGTCTCAGGGTTCCCCGCTTTCACCGTTGCTCTGCAACGTCTATCTGCACCGGCTCGATCGGGAATGGGACGAAAGTGATGGGACGCTGGTGCGGTTCGCCGACGACCTGATCGTCATGTGCTGGTCGCAGAGCCAGGCCGAACGGGCGCTCGCGCGTCTGACCGGCCTGCTGGCCGACCTCGGCCTGGAGCCGAAGGCGGCTAAGACCCGCATCGTGCACCTGCAGGTCGGGGGCGAGGGCCTGGACTTTCTTGGCTTTCATCACCGGTTGGTGCGCTCGCGGGGCGATCGGGGCAGGGCGAAGGTGGCGTTCCTCGCGCGCTGGCCCGCGGACAAGGCCATGCGGTATGCCCGTGACCGGATTCGGGAAATCACCGACCGGCGCAGGCTCCTGTTGCGGCCGGAGACCATTACGGAGGATCTGAACGCCTTCCTTCGCGGCTGGGCTGCGTACTTCAAGTACGGGCATTCGGCCCAGCGTCTCAGCAAGATCAGGCGGTATGCGCAACAGCGGCTGGCGCGGTTCGTCAGCAAGAAGCACCGGCGCAGCACGGCGTTCGGCTGGTGGGTGATGGTCTGCTCCCGGCCGATCGACCTGGGCCTGATCAGCTTGTATGGAATCGTCGTCGCACCCAGGGCAGGCAAGCCCTGGCGGGAGAGACCGAATGCCGGCGGTGAACGACGTCGGTGA